A single window of Granulicella mallensis MP5ACTX8 DNA harbors:
- a CDS encoding MarR family winged helix-turn-helix transcriptional regulator — MKSPRKKALTMQQWKEPFERITQVKRVLLGFRSLLDQELQPLGITAAQLRLLRAVQDAPGISGAKLADICSVTPQTGQQLMMKLESNGWITREKNPANERVLLARLTKKGEKMLQHARAIAEVAHHKLWQRIDPAKLAVFDEVLAISCENLKGLELVGE; from the coding sequence ATGAAGTCTCCGAGAAAAAAAGCATTGACGATGCAGCAGTGGAAGGAACCCTTCGAGCGCATCACGCAGGTTAAGCGTGTGCTGCTGGGGTTTCGCAGCCTGCTGGATCAGGAGCTGCAGCCTTTGGGTATTACGGCGGCTCAACTGCGTCTATTGCGTGCGGTGCAGGACGCTCCCGGAATCTCGGGAGCGAAGCTGGCTGATATCTGCTCGGTGACTCCGCAGACCGGGCAGCAGTTGATGATGAAGCTGGAATCGAACGGCTGGATTACACGCGAGAAAAATCCGGCGAATGAGCGCGTGCTGCTGGCCCGCCTGACAAAGAAGGGCGAGAAGATGTTGCAGCACGCACGGGCGATTGCCGAGGTGGCGCATCACAAGCTCTGGCAGAGGATCGATCCCGCGAAACTGGCGGTGTTCGATGAGGTGCTGGCGATTAGTTGTGAAAATTTGAAGGGGCTGGAGTTGGTGGGGGAGTAG
- the ribA gene encoding GTP cyclohydrolase II — MPFASVQKVADADFPTRWGHFRILGFEGLTLPGDPSRKAVESAVALVMGDIHAAPPLVRIHSQCLTGDVFHSLRCDCHDQLHLALGKITEEGSGILLYEQQEGRGIGLMAKLRAYELQDQGLDTIEANEQLGFEADCRHFELPAEILKYLKVPAVRLMTNNPEKIAAMEAGGVKVVERVSAAIPSEPTFARYLETKRERMGHLIV; from the coding sequence ATGCCGTTCGCTAGTGTTCAAAAGGTCGCCGACGCAGATTTCCCCACACGCTGGGGACACTTCCGCATCCTTGGATTTGAAGGTCTCACATTGCCTGGCGACCCCTCGCGCAAGGCAGTCGAAAGCGCCGTTGCGCTCGTGATGGGCGATATCCACGCCGCACCGCCTCTCGTGCGTATCCACTCGCAATGCCTCACCGGGGATGTCTTCCACTCGCTCCGCTGCGACTGCCATGACCAACTCCACCTGGCACTCGGAAAGATCACAGAAGAGGGTTCGGGCATTCTGCTCTATGAGCAGCAGGAAGGCCGTGGAATCGGCCTGATGGCCAAGCTTCGCGCCTACGAGTTGCAAGACCAGGGACTGGACACCATCGAAGCCAACGAACAGCTTGGGTTTGAAGCCGACTGCCGCCACTTCGAACTGCCCGCGGAGATCCTCAAATACCTGAAGGTTCCCGCGGTGCGACTGATGACAAACAACCCGGAGAAGATCGCGGCGATGGAAGCCGGAGGTGTCAAGGTTGTTGAACGGGTCTCTGCCGCCATCCCCAGCGAACCGACCTTCGCACGCTATCTGGAGACCAAGCGCGAGAGAATGGGACACCTGATCGTTTAA
- a CDS encoding DHA2 family efflux MFS transporter permease subunit: MAYDSSWKPKYNPWAIALTVTLATFMEVLDTSIANVALPHIAGSLGASQEEATWILTSYLVSSAIVLPISGWLSNRFGRKRYYLTCVAIFTIFSFVCGIAPSLPILIIARILQGAGGGGLASSEQAILADTFPVEKRGQAFAVYGMAVVVAPAIGPTLGGWITDNFNWHWIFFINIPIGILSMWLSARMVEDPPYLKARVKEASKARIDFTGLVLVASGVGCLEFFLDKGQEKDWFGDPMITAVACLAAVLLVIFIFWEWHHEDPIVDLKLLKNRNFGTAVFLQLILGMVLFGSTVLIPQYLQTLLGYSAERAGMVLSPGGFVLMAMMMVAGRLVSKFDPRMLVCIGYGLTAAGLYNLTRLSLDSSFGTITLWRALQVIGLPLVFIPISTLNYVGVPASKSNQISSLSNFARNLGGSAGTALLTTFLARTAQTHQTQLAANTGPGSIGYQSYIATITAAARAHGMSALGAAQYAVGSSYQEMLRQASMLSYKNAFAVLAAAIAVLMPLPFLMRLPSKAAKPSPEAAAH; encoded by the coding sequence ATGGCATACGACTCCTCCTGGAAACCCAAATACAATCCCTGGGCCATCGCGCTCACGGTCACTCTGGCGACCTTCATGGAGGTACTCGACACCTCTATCGCCAATGTCGCCCTGCCGCACATCGCCGGCTCGCTTGGTGCGTCACAGGAAGAAGCCACCTGGATCCTGACCAGCTATCTCGTCTCCAGCGCGATCGTACTCCCCATCTCCGGATGGCTGTCCAATCGTTTCGGCCGTAAGCGCTACTATCTCACCTGCGTCGCCATCTTCACCATCTTCTCGTTCGTATGCGGCATCGCGCCGTCGCTTCCCATCCTGATCATCGCGCGCATCCTGCAGGGCGCCGGCGGCGGCGGACTCGCGTCGTCCGAACAGGCCATCCTGGCCGATACCTTCCCGGTTGAAAAACGCGGCCAGGCCTTTGCCGTCTATGGTATGGCGGTCGTCGTCGCCCCGGCCATCGGCCCTACTCTCGGCGGCTGGATCACCGATAACTTCAACTGGCACTGGATCTTCTTCATCAACATCCCTATCGGCATTCTCTCCATGTGGCTCAGCGCGCGCATGGTCGAGGATCCACCCTATCTGAAAGCACGCGTCAAGGAAGCCTCCAAGGCCCGCATCGACTTCACCGGCCTCGTCCTCGTCGCCTCCGGCGTCGGCTGCCTGGAGTTCTTCCTCGACAAGGGCCAGGAGAAAGACTGGTTTGGCGATCCGATGATCACCGCCGTCGCTTGCCTCGCCGCAGTGCTGCTGGTCATCTTCATCTTCTGGGAGTGGCACCACGAAGACCCCATCGTCGACCTCAAGCTGCTCAAGAACCGCAACTTCGGCACCGCGGTCTTTCTGCAGCTCATCCTCGGCATGGTTCTCTTCGGCTCGACCGTCCTCATCCCGCAGTATCTGCAGACGCTTCTGGGCTACAGCGCCGAACGCGCCGGCATGGTTCTCTCTCCCGGCGGCTTTGTCCTCATGGCGATGATGATGGTCGCCGGCAGGTTGGTCAGCAAGTTCGACCCGCGCATGCTCGTCTGCATCGGCTATGGCCTCACCGCCGCAGGGCTCTACAACCTCACGCGCCTCTCGCTCGACAGCAGCTTCGGCACCATCACGCTCTGGCGTGCGCTGCAGGTCATCGGCCTGCCACTGGTCTTCATCCCCATCAGCACGCTGAACTACGTCGGCGTACCGGCTTCGAAGAGCAACCAGATCTCGAGCCTCTCGAACTTCGCCCGCAACCTTGGCGGCAGCGCCGGTACGGCATTGCTGACGACGTTCCTCGCGCGTACCGCACAGACCCACCAGACACAGCTCGCCGCCAATACCGGCCCGGGAAGTATCGGCTATCAGAGCTACATCGCCACAATTACCGCGGCCGCCAGAGCCCACGGCATGAGCGCCCTCGGAGCTGCGCAGTACGCGGTCGGCAGCTCCTACCAGGAGATGCTTCGCCAGGCCTCCATGCTGAGCTACAAGAACGCCTTTGCCGTCCTCGCGGCTGCCATCGCTGTACTGATGCCCCTGCCCTTCCTCATGCGCCTGCCGTCCAAAGCGGCAAAGCCCTCACCGGAGGCGGCAGCGCATTAG